The Bubalus kerabau isolate K-KA32 ecotype Philippines breed swamp buffalo chromosome X, PCC_UOA_SB_1v2, whole genome shotgun sequence genome has a segment encoding these proteins:
- the LOC129639987 gene encoding LOW QUALITY PROTEIN: melanoma-associated antigen 9-like (The sequence of the model RefSeq protein was modified relative to this genomic sequence to represent the inferred CDS: inserted 1 base in 1 codon) encodes MVVISWKGLQEPAGEGRCLRPESIGQRAEEVQAVPRVKKNELVQFLLSKCLAKEPITKAEVLNSVLKDYQEHFLVVFGQASEYLQLVFGLEVKEVDPSEHTYILVPSLGLTLSEMLSDGQRLPKAGLLVVILCLIAVEDGHAPEQEIWGALSRMRVCLGXEHFIYGEPRELLTQVWVREGYLVYRQVPDDDPACYELLWGPQGYVETSKFKDLEYLERVG; translated from the exons ATGGTGGTCATCAgctggaaa GGGCTCCAGGAACCAGCAGGGGAAGGCAGATGTCTGAGGCCCGAGTCCATAGGTCAGAGAGCTGAGGAGGTCCAGGCAGTGCCAAGAGTCAAG AAGAATGAGTTGGTGCAATTCCTGCTTAGCAAGTGTCTTGCCAAGGAGCCGATCACAAAGGCAGAAGTGCTGAACAGTGTGCTCAAAGATTACCAGGAGCATTTCCTGGTGGTCTTCGGTCAAGCCTCAGAGTATTTGCAGCTGGTCTTTGGCTTGGAGGTGAAGGAGGTGGACCCCAGTGAGCACACCTATATCCTggtcccctccctgggcctcacccTCAGTGAGATGCTGAGTGATGGGCAGAGGTTGCCCAAGGCCGGCCTCCTGGTGGTGATCCTGTGCCTGATCGCTGTGGAGGACGGGCATGCCCCTGAGCAGGAGATCTGGGGAGCACTCAGCAGGATGAGGGTGTGTCTCG AAGAACACTTCATCTATGGGGAGCCCAGGGAGCTGCTCACCCAAGTGTGGGTGCGGGAGGGGTACCTGGTGTACCGGCAGGTGCCTGATGATGACCCTGCTTGCTACGAGCTCCTGTGGGGTCCCCAGGGCTATGTGGAGACCAGCAAGTTTAAAGACCTGGAATATCTGGAGAGAGTTGGTTGA